Genomic window (Polaribacter batillariae):
ATTTCTTCAGACAAAGAGTCTAGTGGAACAATCAAATCGTCAACGAACACTACGTTATTAAACGGATTGGTTTTTTCCATACTTTGGGTAGAAAACTCTGGGCTAAAATGCCATAAATCAAACATTTCTTTTATAATTCTAGCCTTGCTAGAGACAGTAGTTTGCTTTGTATTAAAATATTCGCAGATTTGTTTAGAACTAACATAAGGTTCAAAAGATTTATCGAATAAAAAATTAATAGAACCAATCGC
Coding sequences:
- a CDS encoding DUF6398 domain-containing protein yields the protein MTKAQIKEREKQLLELTGAFCIQKINQEYLELCEKLIKKMARKREVPFKRGKLEIWASAVIYAIGSINFLFDKSFEPYVSSKQICEYFNTKQTTVSSKARIIKEMFDLWHFSPEFSTQSMEKTNPFNNVVFVDDLIVPLDSLSEEMQQMVLDARAKGDDISFTTIK